The following coding sequences lie in one Anguilla rostrata isolate EN2019 chromosome 8, ASM1855537v3, whole genome shotgun sequence genomic window:
- the LOC135261697 gene encoding serine/arginine repetitive matrix protein 1, whose protein sequence is MIRQKQKREILAKLGMGHYEEPLTLQGKNMMTTLSGQNLRPSSKNGWDSKAPGHHLSPGCRENTAAQLTAAGPPLESAPRRDPSPRDRQRERENLPPPRRPLKLAPLELPKEVRESQRRKIRGVQQEAAAAARKMDAPGNEPCPRKARTGTGGGRARSPERRPSGPLREPVEREAPSPAKAQAPVAQVRSAGLLRAAGVARGDGPRGPTALPSKPALPPGPDARVRAARAGEVAAGNPGTFQDVGRRRLRLRRAQGVDEDQGRLSVSMTCGLSAGEGREGDGKEGQRAEKALSEAGRALDKASRRHTRPLRHMGNVELSGKPSKRMAVGSNQDGAL, encoded by the exons ATGatcagacaaaaacagaagagagagataTTGGCTAAACTA GGGATGGGTCACTATGAGGAGCCACTGACCCTCCAGGGTAAAAATATGATGACTACCCTCAGTGGCCAGAACCTTCGCCCGTCGTCTAAAAATGGCTGGGATTCAAAAGCACCTGGCCATCATCTGTCACCAGGCTGCAGGGAGAACACCGCAGCTCAGCTTACTGCAGCCGGGCCGCCACTGGAGTCCGCCCCGCGGAGGGACCCTTCCCCCCGGGACCGCCAGCGGGAGCGCGagaacctgcccccccccagacgCCCGCTGAAGCTGGCCCCGCTGGAGCTCCCCAAGGAGGTGAGAGAGTCCCAGCGCCGCAAGATCAGGGGGGTCCAGCAGGAGGCCGCGGCAGCCGCCCGCAAGATGGACGCCCCGGGGAACGAGCCGTGCCCCAGGAAGGCCAGGACAGGCACGGGGGGCGGGCGGGCCAGGTCGCCAGAGCGTCGCCCGAGCGGGCCCCTGCGCGAGCCAGTCGAGCGGGAGGCCCCGTCGCCCGCGAAGGCCCAGGCCCCGGTCGCCCAGGTGCGATCCGCCGGTCTCCTCAGAGCGGCGGGGGTTGCCCGGGGGgacgggccccggggcccgacCGCGCTCCCCAGCAAACCAGCCCTCCCGCCCGGCCCCGACGCCAGGGTTCGAGCGGCACGCGCTGGGGAGGTCGCTGCAGGGAACCCCGGCACGTTCCAGGACGTCGGCAGGAGGAGGCTCAGGCTGAGGAGGGCTCAGGGCGTCGACGAGGATCAGGGCAGATTGAGCGTGTCGATGACGTGCGGATTATCCGCGGGCGAGGGCAGAGAGGGCGATGGGAAAGAGGGCCAGCGGGCTGAGAAAGCGCTGAGCGAGGCCGGCCGCGCCCTGGACAAGGCGTCCCGGAGGCACACCAGGCCGCTGCGTCACATGGGAAACGTGGAGCTGTCGGGAAAGCCCAGCAAGAGAATGGCGGTTGGCAGCAACCAAGATGGCGCTCTCTGA